A section of the Entelurus aequoreus isolate RoL-2023_Sb linkage group LG21, RoL_Eaeq_v1.1, whole genome shotgun sequence genome encodes:
- the lg21h10orf88 gene encoding ATPase PAAT, whose product MVEVDVKSEGAWLCQPEGRCLADVVLAVDVTTTDEDEDDVPVTRWGAPVLLERVDEDSPCVLTVTCSPASPAAISRLLLVSEARTMEVYLQTGEYGGTVRGERWDQVQHPDRGPFYRKQLTLEEGSSSCDVKGVMVEVDVKSEGAWLCQPEGRCLADVVLAVDVTTTDEDEDDVPVTRWGAPVLLERVDEDSPCVLTVTCSPAYPAAISRLLLVSEARTMEVYLQTGEYGGTVRGERWDQVQHPDRGPFYRKQLTLEEGSSSCDVKLLSLGGRGSVMLCGVVVGLQPLQPRPPGDAIDMQRVQSLVEEMGTGLSPGAQNLMDMVRLQHKEQTGALHDFLPLLMGRGCLSALTGGGHAPQMAAPRKPPPDDSAHPDGPERQVVEGGEPAAPLAEVMSHFLKGREHGQVPSPAPDLLPVLQRVCGQVTQLRLDEETRKDTRTMERRLEEMERRLKEHMDLRLDALEHKLEKTLLAALQQVAVSGPAGGAAPPGTPETTVQGP is encoded by the exons ATGGTGGAGGTTGACGTGAAGAGCGAAGGGGCGTGGCTCTGCCAGCCTGAGGGACGCTGCCTGGCTGACGTGGTGCTGGCTGTTGACGTCACTACGacagatgaagatgaagatgacgTCCCAGTGACACGTTG GGGCGCCCCGGTCCTGTTGGAGCGCGTGGACGAAGACTCCCCCTGCGTCTTGACTGTGACGTGTAGCCCCGCCTCCCCCGCCGCCATCAGCCGCCTGCTTCTCGTCAGCGAGGCTCGGACCATGGAGGTGTACCTGCAGACGGGAGAATACGGCGGCACGGTTCGGGGAGAGCGGTGGGACCAGGTGCAGCATCCGGACAG AGGGCCGTTCTACAGGAAGCAGCTGACCCTGGAGGAGGGGTCATCGTCATGTGACGTCAAG GGCGTCATGGTGGAGGTTGACGTGAAGAGCGAAGGGGCGTGGCTCTGCCAGCCTGAGGGACGCTGCCTGGCTGACGTGGTGCTGGCTGTTGACGTCACTACGacagatgaagatgaagatgacgTCCCAGTGACACGTTG GGGCGCCCCGGTCCTGTTGGAGCGCGTGGACGAAGACTCCCCCTGCGTCTTGACTGTGACGTGTAGCCCCGCCTACCCCGCCGCCATCAGCCGCCTGCTTCTCGTCAGCGAGGCTCGGACCATGGAGGTGTACCTGCAGACGGGAGAATACGGCGGCACGGTTCGGGGAGAGCGGTGGGACCAGGTGCAGCATCCGGACAG AGGGCCGTTCTACAGGAAGCAGCTGACCCTGGAGGAGGGGTCATCGTCATGTGACGTCAAG CTCCTCTCCCTGGGGGGTCGCGGCAGCGTGATGCTGTGCGGCGTGGTGGTGGGGCTCCAGCCGCTGCAGCCCCGCCCACCGGGCGACGCCATCGACATGCAGCGGGTGCAGAGTCTGGTGGAGGAGATGGGCACCGGCCTGTCTCCGGGGGCCCAGAACCTCATGGACATGGTGCGCCTCCAACACAAG GAGCAGACGGGCGCCCTCCACGACTTCCTGCCTCTCCTGATGGGGAGGGGCTGTTTGTCTGCTCTGACTggcggaggccacgccccccag ATGGCGGCGCCACGCAAACCCCCGCCAGATGACTCCGCCCACCCAGACGGGCCAGAGCGCCAAGTTGTCG AGGGCGGCGAGCCCGCCGCCCCCCTGGCCGAGGTGATGTCACACTTCCTGAAGGGGCGGGAGCACGGACAGGTGCCGAGCCCCGCCCCCGACCTCCTGCCCGTGCTCCAGAGGGTGTGCGGTCAGGTGACGCAGCTCAGGCTGGACGAGGAGACAAGAAAGGACACACG GACCATGGAGCGTCGCCTGGAGGAGATGGAGCGCAGGCTGAAGGAGCACATGGACCTCCGCCTGGACGCTCTGGAGCACAAACTGGAGAAGACTCTGCTGGCCGCCCTCCAGCAGGTGGCGGTCAGCGGCCCGGCGGGAGGAGCGGCGCCGCCCGGAACACCGGAGACGACGGTCCAGGGGCCGTAG
- the LOC133638256 gene encoding ankyrin repeat and SOCS box protein 3-like translates to MDFAECYDDTVSCLAKATRGGCRRILRKLIHEGRSVDCHDNRGWTALHEAAAASSVGCLKEILSAAALTVNLSFQDFINSATHEGESACYLAAKRGYLAMVRILLRAGANINQSTNDLSSPLYAAVSGNHQDVVQLLLDKGAEVNNIHSSFRWTCLHQAVFKGHDGVVSILARVAHLEARDDDGLTPLYLAALNDWRTCLKVLLEAGANVNTQADDMATPLLIACQEGHAACVDVLLEHGADPNMTCSEDWPKLPIHTAAEFGHCNIVRRLLPVTERRCDRGEGMVSPVYSAVQGKELEVLKLLLNEGFSPDGQDCDDLLGFHSPFDAAVDEAHFTDHNSPSTFPIQLISVLLEAGARLKENDWTGIVGFYERPLLEEVLSIMWITPPESEDSAVAWRAGKRVMTQQELRDMLQAALGDVLYANYWLPRVLQAGLEPTLLLQPNLLGEARSDVVNYLLHFVNWSTLSHADKVILGRRRAEETWQPDPHFDSVPSLAHLCRLEVRQQLGPDVVMRTDCVQQLPVPWCLQDFLRFRDIPKPSD, encoded by the exons ATGGACTTCGCCGAGTGCTACGACGACACGGTGTCCTGCCTGGCCAAGGCCACTCGCGGCGGCTGCCGCAGGATTCTCCGGAAGCTGATCCATGAGGGCCGCAGCGTGGACTGTCACGACAACCGAGGCTGGACGGCCCTGCACGAGGCGGCCGCCGCCAGCTCTGTGGGCTGCCTGAAGGAGATTCTGTCGGCGGCTGCTCTGACTG TCAACCTATCCTTCCAGGACTTCATCAACTCTGCCACTCACGAGGGGGAGTCCGCCTGCTACCTGGCGGCAAAGCGAGGCTACCTGGCGATGGTCCGCATCCTCCTGAGAGCGGGCGCCAACATCAACCAGTCCACCAACGACCTGTCCAGTCCTCTGTATGCAG CGGTCAGCGGCAACCACCAGGATGTGGTGCAGCTGCTGCTGGACAAAGGTGCTGAGGTCAACAACATCCACTCCTCTTTCCGCTGGACCTGCCTTCATCAGGCTGTTTTCAAG GGACATGATGGAGTGGTCAGCATCCTGGCACGCGTGGCACACCTGGAGGCCCGCGATGACGACGGACTCACACCTCTCTACCTGGCAGCACTGAATGATTGGAGGACATGCCTGAAGGTCCTGTTGGAGGCcg GTGCCAACGTGAACACGCAGGCGGATGACATGGCCACGCCGCTGCTGATTGCCTGCCAGGAGGGTCACGCCGCCTGCGTGGACGTCCTGTTGGAGCACGGCGCCGACCCCAACATGACCTGCAGTGAGGATTGGCCCAAACTTCCCATCCACACCGCCGCCGAGTTCGGCCATTGCAA CATCGTCAGGAGGCTGTTACCCGTCACGGAGCGCAGGTGTGATAGAGGCGAGGGCATGGTGAGTCCGGTCTACTCGGCGGTCCAGGGGAAAGAGCTGGAGGTTCTAAAGCTGCTTCTGAATGAAGGCTTCAGCCCCGATGGACAAGACTGTGACGACCTCCTGGGCTTCCACTCGCCTTTCGACGCCGCCGTAGACGAGGCGCACTTCACTGACCACAATTCTCCAAGTACTTTTCCCATCCAGTTGATTAGCGTGCTGCTGGAGGCGGGCGCCCGTCTGAAGGAGAATGATTGGACGGGCATCGTAGGTTTTTACGAGCGCCCCCTGCTggaggaggtgttgtccatcatgtggatCACGCCTCCAGAAAGTGAGGACTCAGCAGTGGCGTGGCGTGCGGGCAAGAGGGTGATGACGCAGCAGGAGCTGAGGGACATGCTGCAAGCGGCGCTGGGTGACGTTCTGTACGCCAACTATTGGCTGCCTCGTGTCCTGCAGGCGGGACTCGAACCAACGTTGCTGCTGCAGCCCAACTT GCTGGGGGAGGCACGCAGTGACGTGGTGAACTATCTCCTGCACTTTGTCAACTGGTCCACCTTGTCGCACGCTGACAAAGTCATTCTGGGTCGGAGACGGGCAGAGGAGACGTGGCAACCAGACCCCCACTTTG ACTCCGTCCCCAGTCTCGCCCACCTGTGCCGCCTGGAGGTCCGACAACAGTTGGGACCAGACGTGGTCATGAGGACCGACTGTGTCCAGCAGCTGCCCGTGCCATGGTGCCTGCAGGACTTTCTCCGCTTCAGGGACATTCCCAAGCCTTCTGACTAA